A window of Onychostoma macrolepis isolate SWU-2019 chromosome 24, ASM1243209v1, whole genome shotgun sequence genomic DNA:
TCAAATCGGCACATCCAGTGCTCAACTATGTCTCAAAAGCTAATAGGAAATAAATACATCCTCCTTCTGAATATCTAGCATCACTTGTGTACTGATCTGccaaatacataatataaaaaaccTATAAACAATACTTCAACATCATTAACGCTCATCAAACAATACAGGGGAtcatattttgttaaatgaacTCACatgaattacaaaaacaaacaaattcctACGTTACAGCCATGCATTATTGATTATTGATGTGCCCTTAGTTCAGGTGGCAATCACAATGACATCCATTCTTACTaaaactgttcttttttttttttgacttaaCTACCAGGAATATTCCTGTTCTAGTACAAATTAAGCTCAAATTAACAGAACGTGACAATGTTGATtacaacaaaaattattttctgcttgtccctctttttctttaaaataagcaaaaatctGGATTCAGTGGAATTCAGTAGTACTCCGTTTCAATAGTATAGTATTCAACATGACAATTTTTCAACAATGTTGCTCAGGCACTTTCCCACTGAGAATGGGTATCAAATTTCTGTCTGGATACTTTAGATCGGTTGTGGGCCCTGtgcctcacctggttgcccgcTGACGGCAAAATTAACCAAAGTTGCccggcaacattgctcaaaaagttgccccatgtatcatcagcctaaaAAAAATCCTACTAACCATTTCTATGGAAAGTTATTTTACAACTTTGTCGCCATGACAATGCCATGCCCTAAAACAGCTGTAAAAAGGATCATTTAAAAGGCTTGAAAGCTCAAATCAAACAAAACTTGTGACAGAAGATCCAATGCAAACAATTAATTCACATTTCTACTTTTAAAACCCCAAAAAACGGCCCCGTTCATTTTCATTGCAAACGTCTCACAGCAACCCCAAAAGTCAAAAATATCTTGAATTGTATTTAAcctggaatattcctttaaactgTGGATGTTCAAGTTAAGATACAGAAATTATTACAAGTTACCAGGCAATTAAATACTACTTGCATAGTTTGTTAAAACTGATGCAaacaaatgataattaaaaaggaAAGACCGAGCGAGAGGACAAGAGTGGTATTCTGAGTCTTTGAGGGTTTGAATAATAAAAGAGCAGTTCTTGGGTGTCACCATGATCAAGTTTCACTTTGAGCTTTGGGAACCAAATGAAGACACACACTGTCCTGTAATCATAAAgcatttttataacatttacaCCCCCCACCCAACATTTAGCCACCACAAACTCACACAAATAGACAAGGATATGCCAAAAACTGACCTGTTCGGCTCCATATGCTTTTGCAAACTCGATGAACTCCTCAATATGGACAAATCCATCCCCGTCCTGATCCAAAGCCTGGAAAACTGCTCGGAGAGCCGACTGCTCCTCGCTTTTATGGGCTGTTGAGGAAACTATGGGCACGTTTATCAAATCCACAGGGACCCTCTGGTCATGGAGCGATTTGGTCGTTAGAGCATCTGAGGCCTTGCACAGATCCAGAGTCATTTCTGCATGTTTGGGAATGTTGGGAGTATCAGGATTATTCTCCATTAAGGTCAAGTAGGCCTCCCCATCCAGGCTGGCTCCACAGGGAAAGACATTTCTGTGTGAGGGAGGAGAGCTGGGGGCGACTGAGCTCACTTGTTGCTCTTGTGCCTGGTCTATCTGTGATGGTGTCAGCTGATGGAAATCCTCCTGATGTGTAAGCCGAGCAGGAAACTCCGCCTCTCCCTCTCCAGTAGCTTCACGCAATTGGCTGGGAGTCTCTGTGGTCTCTGTAAGATCCGGCCCCACAAGTCCACCCGTCACGGTCAGCTGACCACCTGCACAGGTGAAGGGAGTGGACTCTAAAGAATCGGGATTACTTGCACAATGAGGTATGACTTGATTCGGAGTAGACATACTGCAATCTGATCTCTCCCCTCCCTGTAAAGACACACAGTCAAGTTTCTCTTCAACATCCGGTGGTGTATTGTGACCTGTTACATTTTCTTCAGGTGTATCTATTACAATTGCACTTGAGTTTGCAGTCAAAGAGTCATTCAGTTGGTCCAAAGTTGTGAGATTTTCCACAAGCGTGCTCTCTTTTTGTTGAGCACTGACTTGTTCCTGACAGGTTTCACTCATTGCGTTCAGTTCTTGATTGTTGTCAGCTTTACTGTTATCTaggtttaaataaacaatttgcAAACTGGTTGCCTCCTGATTTTGATGCAAATCTGAGCTCTCTAAAACTTTGAGTGTGTCCGAGTCTTCTGTGTTACCTATTGTGGTTGTACCATCGGCTCGCTGTGTCTCCATAGCCTCGGGGTCACTGTCTATGTTGTCTGTTTCTACATTTGTTACATTATCCTGAAATTCAAAGGTGAGTGCATTAGATTCAAGATTGGGTGAGTTTGCATCACATTTGTCCTGTTCTGTTAGCTCAACAGCATCTGTCACAGGTGGAATTACAGAGTCTAAAGATGGCACAGCTTCGCAAGAGATGCTGTCTGTTAAGATCTCAAGCATGGAATCAGGAATATCTCCATCACAGGGCATCTCAGATAAGGCTTCAGCTAAATGTGTGGGCTGACTGTGGTCCTCAAATAAGATGTCATCTTCAGGTGAGAGGTCAATTAAGGCATTATGCTCAGATGTTCTGACTGGCAAGGCTGTTGTGGACTCTTTATGTTCATCGTTGTCAAGCAGGCTTTCAGTTGAAGAATCTTCTGCTTGTaaatcaacaaaaataattggtgtgagttctgtttttgcttcagaaaAAACGCTATCAGTTGTAGCATCGGACGAAACCTCCTCCTCTATCTTTTCTCCAACCATTTCCAAAGGTACATCAAATGTGCGTTCTGTGGATAAATCACACAACACTTCTTCACAAAGTTCAGGTGATATGCAAGACTCACCTAATGGAGTCCTACAGAcagtctctgcttcagaagatAGTTGTGTTGTTTCTATGTTAGCGTCTGTTGTTTCTTGGCTCTGAAGATCATCGTCATGGGTCTCGTTACTAGCTGAGGGCTTACTACTCTCCTGTTCAGAGTATAGAGCTCCAACCAGCAGCCCAGGTAACAACATCTCTACCTCATCCATTGGAAGGGGAGCACTACCCTCGTGAAATGACAGGACAGTTGGTTCTGTACATGTCCTCGGAGGGATGGCCTCACAGGAAAGGGCTGAGGATGAGAGGTAGATGTGTTCTGGTGTAGATAAAGGTGTCTGACAAATAATTGAAGGCTTGGGGTTTGAGTTCGTATCTGTACATGACAACTCCACATGAGAAACGGGCAACAAACCTTCAGATTCCAGAGTGAGAAGAGTCCCGTGTGGAAGCAAGCACTGACTGTCGTTGTTCACTAATGTTCTTTCCTCAAAGGAATTATGGCTGAATTCACAGTTTGTTAAAAGTGTGTCCTCAAGGAGGTGAGTTTCTTGTAGTAGTGTTTTGTCAGACTGAATTGTGGGGTCAATAATACCCATCTCACCTGTGTACACATCTAGAGAGTTTGAAGTGGCAGTAACCTCCACAGGTTGCAGGAAATCAGGCACCTGCTCAGGAAGGTCATAAAAGTTGTTTTGGTTCTGCACAGGTATGTTTGAGAGCGTAGGACTAGTAGATCTAGAATTAAAACAGATGAGATCTCCATCAACAATTTCCGAACCTCCAGGAGAACACTCTGCTTTGAGATCTTGGGAAGGAGGAGGCTGAGTCTTCCATTCGGGATAGACACATTCCAAACCATTTTCCCAGGAATACGTCTGCCCAGAATACTGAGAGGACCAAAACAGGTCATCTAGGTTTATGGCATTTTCCTGAAAAATTTCATTAGTAGAATCACCAACAGAACTGTTATCTTTATCCATAAGGAGAAATCCGAGAGGATTCTGCTCAGATTCCCACTCAGCTTTCCCGCTCACCTCCCACTCAGAACACCCCTGAGGGCTGGAGAGAACTTGCTCCATTGAAAAGAAGAGTTCTCTCCTCTGACAAATGGAAATATTCCAGAAATTCCAATCCTTTGTTATGATCCCACAAGGTAATAATGTTCGGAATTCAAAAGCATTTGGTGGCCTCTTCCAGCATACGCACCAAAAGAAATATCCTTGTTGAGACCCATGCGTAAGCGTCCACCTCCCTGTAAATGATCAACTACTGTTTACTTTTGCGGACACAGGGATAATGTTTCACTGCAGTAATACAGCTCATATGGGCTGAGATAGTTTTTCCGATATGCAAACCTCtccatgaagaaaaaaaaaaaaaaaatgctggccCCGTTTCCCTGTTCTGCATTCAAAGTCACATCTAATCCATTTAACATAAGACTTCTCAAAACATGCTGATCCACATCCTAATCAACACATAATAACAGGATTACTTCACAGTTTAAGATTGCTACTCATAAAAAACTcagaaattatttatgaaaaatacaactttagaatttattacataaaatagAAAGCTATACCATTGCCAATATCAGACTGTATATCCAAATTCC
This region includes:
- the rab11fip3 gene encoding LOW QUALITY PROTEIN: rab11 family-interacting protein 3 (The sequence of the model RefSeq protein was modified relative to this genomic sequence to represent the inferred CDS: deleted 1 base in 1 codon), which produces MEQVLSSPQGCSEWEVSGKAEWESEQNPLGFLLMDKDNSSVGDSTNEIFQENAINLDDLFWSSQYSGQTYSWENGLECVYPEWKTQPPPSQDLKAECSPGGSEIVDGDLICFNSRSTSPTLSNIPVQNQNNFYDLPEQVPDFLQPVEVTATSNSLDVYTGEMGIIDPTIQSDKTLLQETHLLEDTLLTNCEFSHNSFEERTLVNNDSQCLLPHGTLLTLESEGLLPVSHVELSCTDTNSNPKPSIICQTPLSTPEHIYLSSSALSCEAIPPRTCTEPTVLSFHEGSAPLPMDEVEMLLPGLLVGALYSEQESSKPSASNETHDDDLQSQETTDANIETTQLSSEAETVCRTPLGESCISPELCEEVLCDLSTERTFDVPLEMVGEKIEEEVSSDATTDSVFSEAKTELTPIIFVDLQAEDSSTESLLDNDEHKESTTALPVRTSEHNALIDLSPEDDILFEDHSQPTHLAEALSEMPCDGDIPDSMLEILTDSISCEAVPSLDSVIPPVTDAVELTEQDKCDANSPNLESNALTFEFQDNVTNVETDNIDSDPEAMETQRADGTTTIGNTEDSDTLKVLESSDLHQNQEATSLQIVYLNLDNSKADNNQELNAMSETCQEQVSAQQKESTLVENLTTLDQLNDSLTANSSAIVIDTPEENVTGHNTPPDVEEKLDCVSLQGGERSDCSMSTPNQVIPHCASNPDSLESTPFTCAGGQLTVTGGLVGPDLTETTETPSQLREATGEGEAEFPARLTHQEDFHQLTPSQIDQAQEQQVSSVAPSSPPSHRNVFPCGASLDGEAYLTLMENNPDTPNIPKHAEMTLDLCKASDALTTKSLHDQRVPVDLINVPIVSSTAHKSEEQSALRAVFQALDQDGDGFVHIEEFIEFAKAYGAEQVKDLTRFLDPSGLGVISFEDFHRGISAISNDGSDPDIYKTHLSAVEANGPPEEYDEQAEVSDSAYLGSESAYSECETFTDEDTTALVHPELHEDVETDSGIENTLTDGDDRNRFTLGSDLNGHTLVAVIGGEEEHFEDFGESNNTSDLLLTNQVMEGGTRGEGTTEPHPDSPLPRPLMLLSPSSSKRLSSKKAARHLQQSGTLDVMGDLTQDILDLADRDITDKVLLLEKRVCELEKDSLESEEQHARLRQENLTLVHRANALEEQLKEQELHAEENLLLHTRKHRDALNKLQRERDLEIENLQARLHQLDEENSELRSCVPCLRANIERLEEEKRKLQDEVDDVTDRLNEEIESRRKMADKLSHERHTNHKEKECTQGLIEDLRKQLEHLQLFKLETEARRGRSASSGLQEYNTHMRENELEQEIRRLKQDNRSLKEQNDELNGQIINLSIQGAKSLFTESLSESLAAEINNVSRAELMEAIHKQEEINFRLQDYIDRIIVAIMESNPSILEVK